The following proteins are co-located in the Pseudomonas synxantha genome:
- a CDS encoding PP2C family protein-serine/threonine phosphatase, with product MSQGPGRWRSAGRTQRGQARLRNEDAFLDCPQHGCWAVADGMGGHRHGDVASRWVVSSLASVSARGNLDQRIDAVRKSLQSVNQRLRSCRAGPDTSADTTMGSTVVALLLENGRAACLWAGDSRCYLWRGQRLYQLSRDHSLLQGLMNEGQVSATQARAYPGARALTRAIGAHSPLHLEVLELSTRPGDVFLLCSDGLYQALSHADLGRALRLGAPQQAVERLFAGALRGAARDDLTAVVVQP from the coding sequence ATGAGCCAGGGGCCTGGTCGGTGGCGCAGTGCCGGGCGCACCCAGCGCGGGCAGGCTCGGTTGCGCAACGAAGACGCGTTCCTGGACTGCCCGCAACATGGCTGCTGGGCAGTGGCCGACGGGATGGGCGGGCATCGACATGGAGATGTCGCCAGCCGCTGGGTGGTCAGCAGCCTTGCTTCAGTGTCGGCCCGGGGCAACCTCGATCAACGCATCGACGCGGTCCGCAAGAGCTTGCAAAGCGTCAATCAGCGCTTGAGAAGTTGCCGCGCCGGGCCTGACACAAGCGCTGATACCACCATGGGCAGTACGGTGGTGGCCTTGTTGCTTGAGAACGGGCGTGCGGCCTGTCTATGGGCGGGGGATAGTCGCTGCTATCTATGGCGTGGGCAGCGCCTTTACCAGTTGTCGAGAGATCATTCGCTGCTGCAAGGCCTCATGAACGAGGGGCAAGTCAGTGCGACCCAAGCCCGGGCTTATCCTGGCGCCCGGGCCCTGACCCGGGCCATTGGTGCACACTCGCCACTGCATCTGGAGGTACTGGAACTCAGTACCCGTCCAGGCGATGTGTTTTTGCTGTGTAGTGATGGCCTCTACCAGGCGCTCAGCCATGCAGACCTGGGACGAGCGTTGCGCCTGGGCGCGCCGCAGCAGGCGGTGGAGCGGCTGTTTGCCGGGGCGTTGCGTGGGGCGGCACGGGATGACCTGACCGCCGTAGTGGTGCAGCCTTGA
- a CDS encoding serine/threonine-protein kinase — MSSTGEPPRLLGGRYHLESVLGKGGMGVVYRARDLLHEQLGEAGSPMALKLLAEPFAQCPDAHVLLFSEFALARSLRHPRVVRMFSFEVDTQSQIAFFTMEWLQGVTLDRLLLECPDGLPWRELQPMALQLLDALAYTHQQNVLHGDVKPANVMVGQEGVCLFDFGLGYAQAQVASLSSLSRSRFNAWTPVYAAPELREGGALSAAADVYGVACIIYELAHGKRLGKHAPMDRLTCPRQLPRRCWSALRVALATDPQQRTITVAELGTVMGCKQSRWYL; from the coding sequence TTGAGCTCGACGGGCGAGCCCCCTCGGTTGCTGGGCGGGCGCTATCACCTTGAGTCCGTACTGGGCAAAGGTGGGATGGGTGTGGTGTATCGTGCGCGTGACTTGTTGCACGAACAATTAGGCGAGGCGGGTTCGCCTATGGCACTCAAGCTATTGGCCGAGCCTTTTGCCCAGTGCCCGGATGCACATGTGTTGTTGTTCAGTGAATTCGCATTGGCGCGCAGCCTGCGGCACCCGCGTGTGGTGCGGATGTTTTCGTTTGAGGTCGATACCCAGAGCCAGATCGCGTTTTTCACCATGGAGTGGCTGCAAGGCGTGACCCTGGACCGGCTGCTCCTGGAGTGTCCCGACGGCTTGCCCTGGCGGGAGCTGCAACCCATGGCCCTGCAGTTGCTGGATGCCCTGGCCTACACCCATCAACAGAATGTGCTGCACGGCGACGTTAAGCCGGCCAATGTCATGGTGGGACAGGAGGGGGTGTGCTTGTTCGATTTTGGCCTGGGGTACGCACAAGCGCAGGTGGCGAGCCTGTCGAGCCTGAGTCGCAGCCGGTTCAATGCCTGGACGCCCGTTTATGCAGCGCCGGAGTTGCGCGAGGGCGGTGCGTTGAGCGCTGCCGCCGACGTGTATGGCGTGGCCTGCATCATCTACGAATTGGCCCATGGCAAGCGTCTTGGCAAGCACGCGCCAATGGATAGATTGACCTGCCCGAGGCAACTGCCCAGGCGCTGCTGGTCTGCGTTGCGTGTGGCGCTGGCAACAGACCCGCAACAGCGAACCATCACGGTCGCCGAATTAGGCACGGTGATGGGTTGCAAACAGTCGCGTTGGTATCTGTAG
- a CDS encoding DUF6388 family protein: MSTPSDTYQLALDRFLREHPHIASELDNLNPLAAQARGETLAQYRAERLHAAFEAQAEQQHLFAWELTLKLTAESSEAFEAQRREVHKEVAQMAGMDWVEYCQLHDLMV; encoded by the coding sequence TTGTCAACACCCAGTGATACCTACCAGCTTGCACTGGACAGATTCCTGCGCGAACACCCGCACATCGCCAGTGAGCTGGACAACCTCAATCCGCTGGCGGCTCAGGCCAGGGGCGAGACCCTGGCGCAATATCGCGCCGAACGCCTGCACGCAGCGTTCGAAGCACAAGCTGAACAACAGCATCTGTTCGCCTGGGAGCTGACGCTCAAGCTGACGGCCGAGTCCAGCGAAGCCTTCGAGGCGCAACGCCGCGAGGTGCATAAAGAAGTCGCACAGATGGCCGGCATGGACTGGGTCGAATACTGCCAGTTGCATGACTTGATGGTTTGA